The Sphingorhabdus sp. Alg231-15 genome has a segment encoding these proteins:
- a CDS encoding helix-turn-helix domain-containing protein, with the protein MILRLLTIGGQIMIIAVLIGGRIRTRLKIVAIGLLVSSMAYILNSSGFFPDEGMLETLIDFLSVSTTIWAWVFAHELFERPINKKILIGASLILFLLWGSTNLAMDGRWLTFDAIRITSLALIVHLMVIAMGGRADDLVEKRRLISTYLPLLIGLQVGGVLLFELLYGGQTNLPVASVVNASFIFLLVLCAGSALLIAEPEVLVERNYSRTKKYTAANLSPSETVLHEKLLAAMNDGQYRAPSLTIATLASQLDTQEHRLRALINKQLGHRNFSSFLNGYRITEAKEKLADRNMVDLPILTIAMDLGYGSLAPFNRAFRSETGQTPSDFRKAAIDQN; encoded by the coding sequence ATGATATTACGGCTGCTGACCATTGGTGGGCAGATCATGATCATTGCCGTCTTGATTGGCGGCAGGATACGCACAAGACTCAAAATCGTCGCCATTGGCCTGCTCGTCAGCTCGATGGCTTATATATTGAACTCATCTGGCTTTTTCCCCGATGAGGGCATGTTGGAAACTCTAATCGATTTCCTGTCCGTATCTACGACCATTTGGGCCTGGGTGTTCGCTCACGAATTGTTTGAACGGCCTATCAACAAGAAAATTCTGATCGGCGCTTCGCTGATCCTGTTCCTTCTATGGGGATCCACAAACTTGGCCATGGATGGTCGATGGCTGACATTTGATGCGATCCGCATTACCTCGCTCGCCTTGATCGTTCATCTGATGGTGATTGCAATGGGTGGAAGAGCTGATGATCTGGTTGAAAAGCGCAGACTGATAAGCACCTATTTGCCACTGTTGATCGGCTTGCAGGTAGGCGGGGTGTTGTTGTTCGAATTGCTCTATGGCGGGCAAACCAACCTGCCGGTTGCATCCGTTGTAAATGCTTCTTTCATCTTTCTATTGGTTTTATGCGCTGGCTCTGCGCTGCTCATTGCAGAACCAGAAGTTCTCGTCGAACGGAACTATTCGCGGACAAAAAAATACACCGCTGCAAATCTATCGCCAAGCGAAACCGTTTTGCATGAAAAGCTCTTGGCTGCGATGAATGATGGCCAATATCGCGCACCGTCGCTCACTATTGCAACACTGGCTTCTCAATTGGATACGCAGGAACATCGGTTGCGCGCGTTAATCAACAAACAGCTTGGTCATCGCAATTTTTCGTCCTTTCTCAATGGTTATCGAATCACCGAAGCCAAGGAAAAATTGGCGGACCGCAACATGGTAGACTTACCGATTCTGACAATTGCGATGGATTTAGGCTACGGATCACTCGCCCCGTTCAATCGCGCCTTTCGCTCTGAAACCGGCCAAACACCTAGTGATTTCCGCAAAGCAGCGATTGATCAAAACTGA
- a CDS encoding type III polyketide synthase, which yields MSKLKSIATALPDHKISQEDVLAVLAKARGSALPARLKQILGNSGIDHRYIARDPDYYLEQRSWPERAQIYDEVGRTLAERSASAALEKATLKPVDIDSIVMISTTGTMTPSIPSRLIETMGFRQSVQTVPVFGYGCAGGILGIRLANDLADANGGQNVLLIALELCSLSYDYSQFDKKNMIATALFADGCAAGVLTGRTGQGEGPHFRAFDQKTWPDTRDMMGWDIGDTGFDLVLARDIPTFVAKDFAPFCDGFLNEQGLEKSQMSEPACHPGGGRVVEALEDYFAPELSGIPATREILRHHGNMSSPTVLFVLENLLRDKPEKPVLMTALGPGFTSVLGILDPAGAD from the coding sequence ATGTCTAAACTGAAATCCATCGCGACCGCTCTTCCTGACCACAAGATCAGCCAAGAGGATGTTCTAGCCGTGCTGGCAAAGGCGCGCGGGTCAGCCTTGCCGGCGCGATTGAAGCAGATACTGGGCAATAGCGGGATTGATCATCGTTATATCGCACGGGATCCGGATTATTATCTGGAACAGCGCAGCTGGCCCGAGCGCGCGCAAATTTATGATGAAGTGGGTCGGACACTGGCCGAGCGATCAGCATCGGCGGCATTGGAAAAAGCAACCCTGAAACCGGTGGACATTGATTCCATAGTCATGATTTCTACCACCGGCACGATGACGCCCTCAATCCCCAGCCGACTGATAGAGACGATGGGCTTTCGCCAGTCGGTGCAAACCGTGCCGGTTTTTGGCTATGGCTGCGCCGGTGGGATATTGGGTATAAGGCTGGCCAATGATCTGGCGGATGCCAATGGCGGGCAGAATGTCCTGCTCATTGCATTGGAGTTGTGTAGTCTTTCCTACGACTACAGCCAGTTCGATAAAAAGAACATGATCGCCACAGCCCTGTTTGCTGATGGCTGTGCGGCGGGAGTGTTGACCGGCAGGACCGGGCAGGGTGAAGGTCCCCATTTTCGGGCGTTCGATCAGAAAACCTGGCCGGATACCCGCGACATGATGGGCTGGGACATCGGTGACACCGGTTTTGACCTTGTGCTTGCGCGGGACATCCCAACCTTTGTGGCGAAGGACTTTGCCCCCTTTTGCGACGGTTTCCTGAACGAACAGGGGCTAGAAAAATCGCAAATGAGCGAACCGGCCTGTCATCCTGGCGGAGGCCGCGTGGTGGAAGCGCTAGAAGACTATTTTGCGCCAGAGCTGTCCGGCATTCCTGCCACTCGCGAAATATTGCGCCATCATGGGAATATGTCATCACCAACGGTGCTGTTTGTTCTGGAAAATTTACTGAGAGATAAACCTGAGAAACCTGTCCTGATGACAGCGCTCGGCCCGGGCTTTACATCCGTGCTCGGAATACTCGATCCTGCAGGAGCAGATTAA
- a CDS encoding isoprenylcysteine carboxylmethyltransferase family protein, giving the protein MDNLGAIFSTPPTLVTWVLIYIVAQRLGELVYANRNTKRLLSEGGEEFGADHYHWFIFLHSAWLAIIFLLVDPLRELNPILLALFVGTQVLRVWTLASIGRWWTTRIISAPHFDRVKRGPYKFVSHPNYLVVVLEIAIVPLLMGLPWVALLFSLLNAILLRHRIGVENIVLQRRG; this is encoded by the coding sequence ATGGATAATCTGGGCGCGATTTTTTCGACACCCCCGACCCTCGTCACGTGGGTGTTAATTTATATTGTCGCACAGCGGCTTGGTGAACTGGTTTACGCGAACCGAAATACCAAGCGTTTGCTATCAGAGGGCGGCGAGGAATTCGGGGCGGACCATTATCACTGGTTCATCTTCCTTCACAGCGCATGGTTGGCCATCATCTTTTTGCTAGTCGATCCGCTGCGAGAGCTGAATCCTATATTGTTGGCGCTGTTCGTTGGAACACAGGTCTTGCGGGTCTGGACATTGGCTTCGATCGGCCGTTGGTGGACCACAAGGATCATCTCGGCACCTCATTTTGATCGGGTGAAGCGGGGCCCTTATAAGTTTGTCAGTCACCCCAATTATCTGGTGGTTGTGCTGGAAATCGCAATTGTGCCTTTGTTGATGGGTTTGCCATGGGTGGCTTTGCTATTTTCACTATTGAACGCGATCTTGTTGCGGCACCGCATCGGCGTAGAGAATATCGTGCTGCAGCGGCGCGGTTAG
- a CDS encoding Rid family hydrolase: MQHIKILITAMAAVFILINAPAVHAQKQVIIPESLKESYENFRFAPAVRAGDMVYLSGVVARLKDDETDADIRPAVIRAFEEIEMILKASGGDWSDVVDVTSYLTDLDKYVGPMWAVKEERVPAPYPAWTAIGVSQLFGGEKAIIEIKVTAYLPTADSED, from the coding sequence ATGCAGCATATCAAAATCTTAATCACCGCCATGGCAGCGGTATTTATCTTGATAAACGCTCCTGCGGTTCATGCACAAAAACAAGTCATCATCCCGGAATCCTTGAAGGAAAGTTATGAGAATTTTCGCTTTGCGCCAGCCGTGCGTGCGGGCGACATGGTCTATCTGTCCGGCGTTGTTGCACGCCTGAAGGATGACGAAACCGATGCAGATATCAGACCGGCCGTCATCCGCGCTTTTGAAGAAATCGAAATGATCCTGAAAGCATCGGGCGGGGATTGGAGCGATGTGGTTGACGTGACCTCCTATCTTACAGATCTCGACAAATATGTCGGGCCGATGTGGGCGGTAAAAGAGGAGCGGGTACCAGCTCCTTATCCTGCCTGGACCGCCATTGGTGTGAGCCAGCTGTTCGGCGGTGAAAAGGCGATTATCGAGATAAAGGTCACCGCGTATCTGCCGACTGCTGACAGCGAAGATTGA
- a CDS encoding MATE family efflux transporter, which yields MVSAAQSFLAPNPWRHEASTTLKLAWPLILSNLTMAMIGATDVLMIGWLGARELAAATLGFNLAMSCAIFCMGLVTASAPMMASEIGRMGHSVRDVRRTFRQAVWAAITVIIPFWLLLWNTESILVFFGQQPDLARNAGLYISAYMWSILPFLCFIILRNFISALEQPVWALIISVIAVMANALFNYALIFGKFGVPAFGVIGAGIGSVMTNMLMFGGMALVVILHKRFRRYCLFGRFWRADWQRYRALWKLGLPIAVTMGLEGSVFGIAALLMGLINAESVAAHAIALQLASLTFMVPMGLGQAATVRVGIQYGRRDHAGITRAGWVSFALGTSFMAAMAMVFVLAPDFLIAIFIDANAPGNDKVASLAVSFLAIAAIFQIVDGAQVVGAGMLRGLHDTTVPMVFALMGYWFIGIGVGAGLAFWQGWEGIGVWTGLASGLGIVAVLMLARWMMRERIGLLP from the coding sequence ATGGTTAGTGCAGCGCAATCTTTTCTAGCACCGAATCCGTGGCGCCATGAAGCGAGCACGACGCTGAAACTCGCCTGGCCACTTATCCTGTCCAACCTGACCATGGCGATGATTGGTGCGACCGATGTGTTGATGATCGGCTGGCTGGGCGCACGCGAACTGGCTGCCGCGACACTTGGCTTCAATCTGGCAATGAGCTGTGCGATTTTCTGCATGGGTCTGGTGACTGCATCTGCGCCCATGATGGCCAGCGAAATAGGCCGTATGGGTCATAGTGTTCGTGATGTCCGCCGGACATTCCGGCAGGCCGTCTGGGCGGCTATCACGGTCATAATCCCGTTCTGGCTATTGCTGTGGAATACTGAAAGCATTCTGGTTTTCTTTGGCCAGCAGCCCGATCTAGCGCGCAATGCAGGACTCTATATCTCGGCCTATATGTGGTCGATATTGCCGTTTTTATGTTTCATCATATTGCGCAATTTTATCTCCGCACTGGAGCAACCGGTATGGGCGCTGATCATTAGTGTGATCGCCGTAATGGCCAATGCCCTGTTCAACTATGCTCTGATTTTCGGGAAATTCGGTGTGCCGGCATTTGGCGTGATTGGCGCGGGTATTGGCAGTGTGATGACCAATATGCTGATGTTTGGTGGTATGGCTTTGGTGGTCATTCTCCACAAGCGTTTCCGGCGCTATTGTTTGTTCGGACGCTTCTGGCGTGCCGACTGGCAACGGTATCGCGCTTTATGGAAACTGGGATTGCCAATCGCTGTTACCATGGGACTGGAAGGTTCGGTTTTTGGTATTGCCGCTTTGCTGATGGGTTTGATCAATGCCGAATCCGTCGCGGCGCATGCGATAGCGCTGCAACTTGCGTCACTGACTTTCATGGTTCCGATGGGACTGGGGCAGGCGGCTACCGTTCGAGTGGGTATCCAATATGGTCGACGGGACCATGCCGGAATTACGCGGGCGGGATGGGTGAGTTTCGCTCTCGGTACGTCATTCATGGCGGCGATGGCGATGGTCTTCGTGCTGGCCCCCGACTTCCTGATCGCGATTTTCATCGATGCCAACGCCCCCGGCAACGATAAAGTCGCTTCGCTGGCAGTCAGCTTTCTGGCAATTGCGGCTATCTTTCAAATAGTCGACGGAGCGCAGGTGGTTGGGGCTGGAATGCTGCGCGGACTGCATGATACCACTGTGCCTATGGTCTTTGCGCTGATGGGCTACTGGTTCATCGGCATTGGTGTCGGCGCCGGTCTGGCTTTCTGGCAGGGTTGGGAAGGCATTGGTGTTTGGACAGGCCTGGCGAGCGGATTGGGCATTGTCGCCGTGTTGATGCTGGCGCGGTGGATGATGCGAGAGCGGATCGGGTTGCTGCCTTAG
- a CDS encoding DUF465 domain-containing protein, giving the protein MKSYLDELIKRHRRLNRLIDNCKAAGRQQEMQHLKRIRLSIKDKIAAVKRELVPVTT; this is encoded by the coding sequence ATGAAAAGCTATTTAGACGAACTCATCAAACGCCACCGTCGGCTCAATCGACTGATTGACAATTGCAAGGCCGCAGGTCGGCAACAGGAAATGCAGCATTTGAAGCGCATTCGCCTCAGTATCAAAGACAAGATCGCCGCTGTAAAGCGCGAGCTGGTTCCTGTTACGACCTAA
- a CDS encoding TFIIB-type zinc ribbon-containing protein, which yields MNSDSPKDSPRHQASPSMPCPVCNVSLTISERKGVEIDFCPQCRGVWLDRGEIDKIVERSRPDTIPGHEQTYRPDRTIYSDTYNNRNYKKKRRKSFLEDLFD from the coding sequence ATGAACTCTGATTCCCCAAAGGACTCGCCCAGACACCAGGCGTCGCCATCCATGCCTTGTCCGGTTTGTAATGTCAGCCTCACAATCAGTGAACGCAAGGGCGTCGAAATTGACTTTTGCCCGCAGTGTCGCGGTGTTTGGCTTGATCGTGGTGAAATTGATAAAATTGTCGAAAGGTCACGGCCAGACACAATACCGGGACACGAACAAACCTATCGGCCTGATCGCACCATCTACAGCGATACGTACAACAACCGAAATTATAAGAAAAAACGCCGCAAATCCTTTCTGGAGGATCTGTTCGACTAG
- a CDS encoding vgr related protein: protein MPENREISRPLSEAEVTLCRSVFGSAIDYRPIKIFNRKWWPFHPRRVTMAPDGNIWFHPAGGLYCDDYCEKGLNLQGLLIHEMVHVWQHQQGVFLPLARHPFCRYDYELIPGKPFHAYGIEQQAEIVRHDFLLKQGAQLKNGFQPKQFAGLIPFTP, encoded by the coding sequence GTGCCAGAAAACCGAGAAATCAGCCGCCCGCTCAGCGAAGCGGAAGTTACATTATGCCGTTCGGTATTTGGCAGTGCGATCGATTATCGCCCGATAAAGATCTTCAACCGCAAGTGGTGGCCGTTTCATCCCCGGCGTGTGACGATGGCGCCAGACGGCAATATATGGTTCCATCCAGCCGGCGGACTATATTGCGACGACTATTGCGAGAAAGGTCTCAATCTTCAGGGATTGTTGATCCACGAAATGGTTCATGTGTGGCAGCATCAACAGGGTGTTTTCCTGCCCCTCGCCCGCCATCCGTTTTGCCGATATGACTATGAGCTCATTCCCGGAAAGCCTTTTCATGCATACGGTATTGAGCAACAGGCCGAGATCGTGCGCCATGACTTTCTGCTCAAACAGGGCGCTCAGCTCAAAAACGGTTTTCAGCCCAAGCAATTTGCCGGGCTGATACCTTTCACCCCCTAG
- a CDS encoding copper chaperone PCu(A)C — MTKQLSIFFASLAAVFLSSCGQGDVLRVAEVVVNLSPVDGNPASGYATIYGGPEDVTLVSVTADDVMRMEMHETSDEGGMASMQSIDSVPIPAGETVKFEPGGKHLMIWGVGGGSVAQGRLKMLFIFSNDDRIEVQGIVKKIGTPDSSDDNAENTDSAE; from the coding sequence ATGACGAAACAGCTTTCGATTTTTTTTGCAAGCCTCGCTGCAGTTTTTTTAAGCAGCTGCGGTCAAGGCGATGTGCTGCGTGTCGCCGAGGTTGTTGTCAATCTGTCCCCCGTGGATGGCAACCCCGCTTCAGGCTATGCGACAATCTATGGTGGACCAGAGGATGTCACCTTGGTCAGCGTTACGGCTGATGATGTCATGCGAATGGAAATGCATGAAACGTCAGACGAAGGTGGCATGGCAAGCATGCAATCGATTGATTCCGTTCCCATCCCGGCAGGCGAAACGGTGAAATTTGAGCCCGGCGGCAAACATCTCATGATCTGGGGCGTGGGCGGCGGCTCTGTCGCGCAGGGAAGATTGAAGATGCTCTTCATATTCTCCAACGACGATCGGATTGAGGTTCAGGGCATAGTCAAGAAAATCGGAACACCCGACAGTTCTGATGACAATGCAGAAAATACCGACAGCGCAGAATAG
- the dnaK gene encoding molecular chaperone DnaK: MAKVIGIDLGTTNSCVAVMDGGKPKVIENAEGARTTPSVVAFAKDGERLIGQPAKRQAVTNPESTIFAVKRLIGRRFDDPMTKKDMELVPYEIVKGSNGDAWVKAGGEDYSPAQISAFTLQKMKETAEGYLGETVTQAVITVPAYFNDAQRQATKDAGKIAGLEVLRIINEPTAAALAYGLEKNDGKTIAVYDLGGGTFDISILEIGDGVFEVKSTNGDTFLGGEDFDAKLVTYLAEDFKKAESIDLTKDKLALQRLKEAAEKAKIELSSAQTTEVNLPFITADQNGPKHLVKSITRSDLEKLVGDLIKRTLDPCKKALKDAGINASEIDDVVMVGGMTRMPKVRETVQEFFGKEPHTGVNPDEVVAMGAAIQAGVLQGDVKDVLLLDVTPLSLGIETLGGVFTRMIDRNTTIPTKKSQVYSTADDNQGAVTIRVFQGEREMAADNKMLGNFDLVGIPPAPRGVPQIDVTFDIDANGIVNVSAKDKGTGKEQQIKIQASGGLTDNDIDQMVEDAEKFAEEDKKRREEAEAKNNAESLVHTTEKQLSEHGDKIDADLKGQIEEAVKETKEAIEGGDPEAMKTKSEALAQVSMQMGQKIYEAEQAAGGDAADAAAADAAAKADDDVVDAEFSEVDDSDDADSDAKEKAAE; this comes from the coding sequence ATGGCTAAAGTTATCGGTATTGATTTGGGCACCACCAACAGCTGTGTTGCCGTTATGGACGGCGGCAAGCCGAAAGTTATTGAGAACGCGGAAGGTGCACGGACAACACCGTCTGTCGTGGCTTTTGCAAAAGACGGCGAACGTTTGATCGGACAGCCGGCTAAGCGTCAGGCTGTCACCAATCCGGAAAGCACTATTTTTGCGGTAAAGCGCCTGATCGGTCGCCGGTTCGACGATCCGATGACCAAAAAAGACATGGAATTGGTTCCTTATGAGATTGTCAAAGGTTCCAACGGTGATGCTTGGGTGAAAGCCGGCGGAGAAGATTATTCTCCCGCTCAGATTTCAGCTTTCACGTTGCAGAAGATGAAGGAAACCGCCGAGGGATATCTCGGTGAAACAGTAACGCAGGCCGTTATCACGGTTCCTGCCTATTTTAACGACGCCCAGCGTCAGGCAACTAAGGATGCCGGTAAAATTGCCGGCCTTGAAGTATTGCGGATCATCAACGAGCCAACCGCTGCGGCTTTGGCATATGGGCTTGAGAAAAACGACGGCAAAACCATCGCGGTTTATGACCTTGGCGGTGGTACGTTCGATATCTCGATCCTCGAAATTGGTGACGGTGTCTTCGAAGTGAAATCCACCAACGGCGATACGTTCCTGGGCGGTGAAGATTTTGATGCGAAACTGGTTACCTATCTGGCTGAAGATTTCAAGAAAGCGGAAAGTATTGACCTAACCAAGGACAAACTGGCTCTGCAACGTTTGAAAGAAGCAGCTGAAAAAGCGAAGATTGAATTGTCTTCGGCGCAGACCACAGAGGTCAACCTGCCGTTCATTACCGCTGACCAAAATGGTCCCAAGCATCTGGTCAAGTCGATCACGCGCTCCGACCTTGAAAAGCTGGTCGGTGACCTGATCAAGCGTACGCTTGATCCTTGTAAGAAGGCATTGAAAGACGCTGGCATTAACGCATCGGAAATTGACGATGTCGTGATGGTCGGCGGCATGACCCGTATGCCCAAGGTCCGCGAAACCGTGCAGGAATTTTTCGGTAAAGAACCGCATACCGGCGTGAATCCCGATGAAGTTGTTGCCATGGGTGCCGCCATTCAAGCCGGCGTTTTGCAGGGCGACGTCAAAGATGTACTTCTGCTCGACGTGACTCCATTGTCGCTGGGTATCGAAACTCTTGGCGGTGTCTTTACCCGCATGATTGATCGTAACACGACCATCCCGACAAAGAAATCGCAGGTATACTCAACCGCTGATGACAATCAGGGCGCTGTGACCATCCGCGTATTCCAGGGCGAACGTGAAATGGCCGCTGACAACAAGATGCTCGGCAATTTCGATTTGGTCGGTATTCCACCAGCCCCGCGCGGTGTACCGCAGATTGACGTGACGTTTGATATTGATGCCAATGGTATCGTCAACGTTTCGGCCAAGGATAAGGGCACCGGCAAAGAACAGCAGATCAAGATCCAGGCTTCTGGCGGTCTGACCGATAATGATATCGATCAGATGGTTGAAGATGCTGAAAAATTTGCGGAAGAAGACAAGAAACGTCGCGAAGAGGCGGAAGCCAAAAACAACGCGGAAAGCCTTGTCCACACGACCGAGAAGCAATTGTCCGAACATGGTGACAAGATTGACGCTGATCTGAAAGGTCAGATTGAAGAGGCAGTCAAGGAAACCAAGGAAGCAATTGAAGGCGGTGATCCGGAAGCGATGAAAACCAAGTCAGAAGCACTGGCACAGGTTTCCATGCAGATGGGTCAGAAAATCTACGAAGCCGAGCAAGCGGCTGGCGGCGATGCTGCCGATGCGGCAGCTGCAGACGCAGCGGCAAAGGCGGACGATGATGTGGTCGACGCCGAATTTTCCGAAGTAGATGACAGCGATGACGCTGATTCTGACGCAAAAGAAAAAGCTGCTGAGTAA
- the dnaJ gene encoding molecular chaperone DnaJ, producing the protein MATEMDYYQQLEVDRSCDGATLKSSYRKLAMKYHPDKNPGNADAEAKFKSISEAYDVLKDPQKRAAYDQYGHAAFTNGGGNNAGGGGGFGGAAFNDIGDIFETIFGGGGGGGFGGQQQQRGPARGADLRYDMEISLEDAFHGKQTEIEIDVSVGCDECDGSGAEPGTGVKTCPTCHGHGKVRAQQGFFVVERTCASCQGRGEVIESPCHVCLGEGRVDKPQALEVEIPAGVDSGTRIRLTGKGEAGARGAPPGDLYIFLHLARHDIFEREGTTLFTRAPISFSVAALGGEIVIPGLDGAKHEIRIPPGIQSGKQIRQRGAGMPVLRGRGHGDMVVQIEVETPTKLSARQKELLREFQETETGDESPNSSGFFSKIKEAWDGLAD; encoded by the coding sequence ATGGCGACCGAAATGGACTATTATCAGCAGCTTGAAGTCGATCGCAGTTGCGACGGCGCAACGCTGAAATCATCTTATCGCAAGCTGGCGATGAAATATCACCCGGACAAAAATCCCGGAAATGCTGATGCTGAGGCGAAATTCAAGTCGATCAGCGAAGCCTATGATGTTCTGAAAGATCCTCAGAAGCGTGCGGCTTATGACCAATATGGTCATGCGGCTTTCACCAACGGCGGCGGCAATAATGCTGGTGGCGGCGGCGGGTTCGGCGGCGCGGCGTTTAACGATATTGGCGATATTTTCGAGACGATTTTCGGCGGTGGCGGTGGCGGCGGCTTTGGCGGTCAGCAGCAACAGCGCGGCCCAGCCCGTGGTGCGGATTTGCGCTATGATATGGAAATCTCTCTTGAAGATGCTTTTCATGGCAAGCAGACTGAAATTGAAATTGATGTTTCTGTCGGCTGTGATGAATGTGACGGTTCAGGTGCAGAACCAGGCACCGGCGTAAAAACCTGTCCAACCTGTCATGGTCACGGCAAGGTTCGCGCGCAACAGGGCTTTTTCGTTGTCGAACGCACCTGCGCCAGCTGTCAGGGTCGCGGCGAAGTGATCGAGAGCCCATGCCACGTCTGTCTTGGAGAAGGCCGGGTCGACAAGCCACAGGCCTTGGAAGTTGAAATTCCCGCTGGCGTTGATAGCGGCACACGAATTCGGTTGACCGGTAAAGGCGAAGCAGGCGCGCGCGGCGCTCCTCCAGGTGACCTTTATATCTTCCTCCATCTCGCCCGACATGATATTTTCGAGCGTGAGGGCACAACCCTGTTCACCCGTGCACCGATCAGTTTCTCGGTTGCGGCACTGGGAGGCGAAATTGTCATTCCTGGTCTCGACGGTGCGAAGCATGAAATTCGGATTCCGCCTGGAATTCAGTCAGGCAAGCAGATTCGCCAGCGTGGTGCCGGAATGCCGGTTCTGCGTGGTCGCGGGCATGGCGATATGGTCGTTCAGATTGAGGTTGAAACACCAACCAAATTGTCGGCACGGCAAAAGGAATTGCTACGAGAGTTCCAAGAGACCGAGACCGGTGACGAAAGCCCGAATAGCAGCGGATTTTTCTCGAAAATCAAAGAAGCCTGGGACGGCTTGGCTGACTAG
- a CDS encoding putative 2OG-Fe(II) oxygenase yields MAYSDTDQALRDEAIAAYQAVAEDALQRLQQARERLPLDGGLLICEAGALQSANDPAALEQLVSVLDQAPDWIDGHRALARYRFENGDPDYLAQLEKALKVLPNKGPLWRLYMQLLADGGYSEKAAKTAHMLRKRGAPANDFTLLEARYAGIAGLHDLAEDLFSQLPADWTGKALDEARHRLRQGDGERAEMQLAVIRNARPDAIVAWALTEICWRLTDDPRHAWLLPKSLLPVQIDLNLDRTMLDSLREILYDWHGNQSRPLGQSVRDGTQTRGNLFLRDNAEIRQLTEYFKSAVEGYQSEWSELDPEHPILRYRYSPLSLTAGWSVLIRSSGRHVSHVHDEGLISSAFHIAAPKPDPEDPHQGDLELGRAPQDLALDLKPVAQFSPKGGQLVLFPSFLYHGTRAIDEGQRLSIAFDAAAIKT; encoded by the coding sequence GTGGCCTATAGCGATACGGATCAAGCTTTGCGAGATGAAGCGATCGCCGCCTATCAGGCGGTCGCGGAAGATGCACTGCAACGTTTGCAGCAGGCACGAGAACGCTTGCCCCTTGATGGCGGTTTGCTGATTTGCGAGGCAGGAGCCTTACAATCTGCCAATGATCCAGCGGCGTTGGAGCAGCTTGTTTCTGTCCTAGACCAAGCACCGGATTGGATCGATGGACATCGCGCTCTGGCGCGGTATCGATTTGAGAATGGTGATCCTGATTATCTCGCGCAACTTGAAAAAGCGTTGAAAGTCCTTCCAAACAAAGGCCCGTTATGGCGCTTGTATATGCAGTTGCTGGCTGACGGTGGATATTCGGAAAAGGCAGCAAAAACCGCACATATGCTCCGCAAGCGAGGGGCTCCGGCGAACGACTTTACTTTGCTTGAAGCCCGTTATGCTGGAATCGCTGGCCTCCATGATCTGGCTGAGGACCTATTCTCCCAGCTACCTGCGGACTGGACCGGAAAGGCCCTGGACGAAGCACGTCATCGCTTGCGCCAGGGCGACGGTGAACGCGCGGAAATGCAATTGGCTGTTATTCGTAACGCACGACCAGATGCGATCGTTGCTTGGGCATTGACCGAGATTTGCTGGCGATTGACCGATGACCCACGTCACGCATGGTTGCTTCCCAAGTCATTGCTACCGGTCCAAATCGACCTGAACCTCGATCGGACCATGCTGGATAGCTTGAGAGAGATATTATATGATTGGCATGGCAACCAATCGCGTCCTCTAGGCCAAAGCGTTCGAGATGGAACCCAAACCCGTGGCAATCTATTCCTGCGCGACAATGCAGAAATAAGGCAGCTGACGGAATATTTTAAGTCTGCCGTTGAAGGCTATCAATCTGAGTGGTCGGAATTGGATCCGGAGCATCCGATTTTGCGGTACCGATATTCTCCCTTGAGCCTAACCGCAGGTTGGTCGGTTCTAATCCGGTCATCCGGCCGTCACGTCAGCCATGTGCACGATGAGGGATTGATAAGTTCGGCTTTTCACATTGCTGCGCCGAAGCCTGATCCTGAGGATCCGCATCAGGGTGATCTCGAACTTGGACGCGCTCCGCAGGATTTGGCTCTGGATCTGAAGCCTGTTGCCCAATTTTCTCCAAAAGGGGGGCAGCTGGTTCTGTTTCCCAGCTTTCTGTACCACGGCACGCGGGCAATTGACGAGGGCCAGCGGTTATCAATCGCTTTTGATGCAGCGGCTATCAAAACATAA